TTGCAAGAATTATGAACATCAAAAAACCAACGGGACAATAACTTGAGAGTCTTGTTTGGTACGTGAAGGCATCATTGCTTGAAAGGTAGCACAAAGTTACTTGAAGGTAACACAAGAACAACCAACTCAATTGACGAAGTAAATCacaagaaggggaaaaaaggtAGGGTGAGCATGACAGTTAAAGGCACAGTCATTCAGAGGGTAACATGAACAACCCCCTTACTTGAAATCACAAGACAAGGAACAAAAAGTGGAAATTGAACTTAAATACAGAGTCTCTACAAACACTACTAATACCAAGTCCAGAACTgccaaaatcacccaaaaaagtATTGACCTGCGCATTAATTTAGCCAACTTTAGTCCAGCCTAAGTAATACATTTGTATCTCCCCAATGACCAGATGAACCCTAAATGTACATTTCTGCTCATTTATGACAACTTGATACACTTGATCCGAATGAAAGAAGTCTAGAATTATCCCATACTCGAAAAGGaagaacacaaaaaaaaatacacttttTCTCAGCAAAATTACACATGCATTTGCAGACTACACAGCCACATATCTTAACAATACAAGAACTGAATTCTGAGCGCTAATACACATACGCAGGGAGGAAAAGTGTGAGACACTACGTGAAAATTGAGATTACCTTTGTACCCTGGGTACGGGACACAAGGGTTTTGCCAACGTTTCGGACAGAAAAAACAGAGGGAGCCTTGATATCATACCAATCCTTCTTTGCAAATGGATCAGCTCTACACATCCACATATAAAttccaaatcagaaatcaaaacCTTTTCCTAATTAAATTTCCAGGACCAAAAATTAGAAGGCAAACAagaaacccaaaaagaaaacagagagaAAGAACTCACGCTTTCTTCTTTCCTCCCTTCTTCCCCTTGGAAATCCTCTTGTTCTTACTGCATTCAGTCCATAAAATGCGGCAATTAAAAGATGAATATATGAATAAAAGCACATATTTTTCTACATAATCAGATTAATAAGtggagaagagaagagaaagtACCCAACGGCCATGGTGGAGCTCCGGAGCTGCGGCGACGACAGAGAACAAGTAGAGTGACAGCTCAACGACTGCTAAGAAGGAGGAAACCCTAAATATACAAAACCCTAGCTTTTCTAAACTACGCTTGTTATATAGGTATGGAAATTATATGAATTGGGCTGTTTACATTATTTGGACTCCTTCCGATAGTTATTAGGCTAGATTCTGGACCCTCTTTGGgtgatcttctttttttttttttttcaagcaaGTTATTGTCTCTTAGTGCTCTCTTACATTTGGGCTTCACTGGGCCAAGTCTGTCGAAATGTTTTAATCAAGTGcatgctatttttttttaaattttttaagaattaatcgagtgttttttttttttttgaaactctaGTATGAATTTACATCTTAAAGTCGAAAAGGCCTCATTTGAAAagtcattttttttccaaaaaacttgtacgttttttgacaaattaaattattttttatctcatatatattaaatcattacagtatattaatttataaaaatttcaaaaaataacaatccaaacaaggcaaaattGAGGCATCGTTTGAcaagttattttttttcaaataatttgtACACTTTTTTTGAGCACATTTCcaatcatatttttatctcgtatattatatatcaaatcgttacaccatatttttttataaaaaaaaaaaaaaaaatagcaagcCAAATAAGGTCTCAAAGTCTTTTGCTAGCGTGTTGCGCGGGCCCCATGAGCTACAATGATGGATTAGTCATTAATTAAAAGTTTAAAACCGTAAATCGACGCTCATGTTCACGGACTAGACGGAATATTCCTGAAACACAATTTTAATAATTTGGCGGAGAAATAGGTAATGTGCCTTTTGCGGTCTCTTTGAAGTCCATTCCACATTTTTTTGCCTTAAATATATGATATCTTGCCTTGCCTCCCTTTGTAATTAGAGATTGGTTTCAATTCACGGACTAGAATTAGGAAGAATACCCTGAGACACAATAATTTTGTTTGGCGTACTCCTCATATTTTCTAATTGCATTAAAATTTGTGGTCATTCACTTTAATGAAATCAGTTAAAATGACAAACAGGAATTGCACTTCAGGGGGGTACTTTGTCTATTTCATGAACTCAGAGGATGAATTGAAACCAATTTCTAATTATAGGGGACAATATGTATTTAAGCCTTTCTTTTTATATCCATTTATGCCTAACCAACAAAATAATTAGATGGGACATGCCCTTTTGAATTCTTCTTAATTAATTGCGTTGATTGATTAAAAGCCAACTTGCTTTCTCTTctgcatcattttcatcaaccAAATTTGCTTGTAACACAATAATGTATGAGGACGTACATTTCAAAGTGTCAAGTGCAATTACAGCTTATGAACACATGACTATACCATTTTTTGGCACATGTCATGTAACTCCATTTTTTGTTCAATTGCTTAGGTTTTTTGTAGTTTTAAGTTACAACACAAAAACTCAAAATTATGAATTCCTACATCTATAATCAttaatgcaatttcaaatgaaaattctTTGCCATGTTTACAACCAATTGTCTCTAGATTCCTTCTATTTCTatgtcaccaaaaaaaaaaaaaaaactactaggTACATTTGTATAAAGAAATTACATTATGCGTCCAATTTGTTGCAGTGATCCAAAACTAGATAATGTCTGTAGTAAAGATGTTTTTCACTTTTGATAAGTGAAAGCGAACACGTGTAGCTACAATCACAATCTCTGAAATCCAAATCACTGTGCTTACAGCTCAACCTTAACCACCATGCTAAATATATGTCCCAATGCAAATAGGAAATCCAGAGCATCTTGTTTCCAACACgaaaagaaattcaagaaattattaatAAAGACAAGTCAGGGTCAAGTACATGGCAATACAATACAATGctaatagttaaaaaattgtaGAGAAAATCTTTCTGTTGGATGTATATAGAATTTTGCACCTATTAGCTACCTTGTATTGACTCTTGATCATACCAAATTaaccaacccaaaaaaaaagggaaaaaagaaatagtgTGATCAGACTCAATCACGGATAATGGTAATAGTAAacaggtggtggtggtggaggagtGCAAGCCTCTGGTGGTTGAGAAGGTGGCGGTGGTGGAGGCGGATGTTGTTCAGGTGGAGGTGGAGATGGTGGCGGAGGCGAAGGATATACCAGTGGAGGCGGAGGCGGAGGCGGAGAGTATAAtggcggaggtggtggtggaTACTTCACTGGCGGAGGTGGACTTCTTCTAGCTTGACAACCAAAAGCACTGCAGTCCACGGGATGTGAATAAAAGGCCTGACATTCCTGAGGTGATCTTTGCGCTGGTCTGCCTGGAATGCAATTCTGCTCATCATCCTTATCAGGCAACTTGAGGCACAAGGATGGTTCAGTGCAGAAGTAGTTATACGAGTAGGTGAAGTTTTGCAGCCTTGGCAATGAGCAAATACTCGCGGGAATCTCGCCAGAAAGCTTATTATGTGCTACATTTAGCTGCTCCAAACTCACCATATTCCCAATAGAATCAGGCAATGTTCCAACAAGATTGTTAAAACTCACATCAAAAACAGTTACTTCCTTCAACAGCCCTAGTTCTTGGGGCAAACAACCGCCTAAACCAACGTTCAAGAGTATAATCTCATTCAGGGTTTTGGCCATATTGCCTATGCTAGATGGCAAACAACCTTGAAGGTTGTTATTGGCCAAAACCAGCACTGAAACTGTTGAGTTTCCAATGTTTCTAGGCAGAGTTGATTGGaagttattgttgtttatgaATAAAGCATCGAGTTTTAGGTCGAAAAGAGCAGATGGTATGCTTCCTTGGAACTGATTGTACCTTATATCAAGGAATTTGAGTGAAGGAAGGCAAAGTACAACTGAAGGAAACTCACCAGAGAAAAGATTGTTGCTTATGTCTAGCTCGTAAAGGAGGTGGAGATGGATAAAGCTTTTTGGGACGGCACCGCAGAATCTGTTGGAATTTATGTGGAAGAGGGCAAGGTCAGTGAGGAGGCCTAGCTCTTCAGGTAAATAACCAGCTAAGTCAGCATGGTTTAGGTCAATCCCAGCAACAGTAATGATGTGAGGATCATCTGGGGCTGGGGCACAGTAGACTCCATTGTAGCTGCAAACATTTGGACCATACCAGTTTGAAGTGAAGCCTTTGGGGTCtgatgtgattgcatgtttccATGCTTGCAAAGCTATGTAAGCATTCGAGAGTCTTGGATTTGGGAATGGTGGAGGAGAGGCATTATATTGTTGATGAGAAGGTTTTGAGAAGAAGAATAAAAGGGAGAGTATGGCCCAAATGGTTATTTTGATGTATGGCTTCATCTTCAGTTTGATCATCATAAGGCCATTGATGGGGTGTCGGAGCCTTAAGGTGTTTAGTGATGTTCAAGGAAAGAAGGGTTTGATGTATTTAAATGCCCTATGGGTGCACCGGTTAAGGAGAATATTAATTGTATTTAATCAAACATATGGAAGATTTGACTCTATCTTACTTGAATCTCTTTTTCTTCCTGTTTTTTTAAGAGAATTAAACTTGTATGGCTGTTGGTCGAAAGCAGATGTTATCCTAATTTGACTTGGATGGCTTAAGAGGAAGGCAGCACtgaagtttcttttctttttaacgtTTTGTACTTTTGTCATACGAAAGACAGCAAAATTGTGTTCCACGCagtttttgaaataattattgatggCACGAATAGCACCACCCAGCCTATACAAACTTTTTGGTTATATTTGCCTTGTAGTCTCTAAACGTTTTCAGATGTATGATCTTGTGTTAAGTCAAAATTAATCTTGCAAATTAGTCAGATGTTTCGAAGGATGTTAATCTTAATGCAAGCCCCCCTAATTAACTCTTTAAATTATGCCTTATAAGCAATATGCGCAGAATAATTCAGTTGacaattaaagaaagaaaaaactaacGTTTCAACTCGGTTGATGAAGATTAGCTGCTGATCTCACCAAAAACACGGTTTTGGCGAAACTTAAGATACTCAAATACGCAGTAGGAAAAAGTATTCTCGAAGAAGCGATCTTCTTAAACTAATACTAACAAATTTGATACTTCAGGTGGGCTGTCTCCGCTGTACCAAGTTTACATGAAACAGTCGAAAGTGTAAGGAGCCATCCCTCCAACAATAAGATGCTTATATAAGTATTAATTAAATTTGTACGTGGTATATAGCTAGCTAAGTAACCAATAGGAATGATGCTGAACCAAGtaactcgactcgaactcgtTTCGACTGAGTTCGAGCTACTCGTTTGAGCTCACGAATCGAGTTCAGGCTCCAATATTTTATACTGGAGCAATCCTAATCGaactttttataatatatatattttaattttttatatttattattataaaatgtcaaTAATATTCTGTATTTAAAAGTATatgtaaaatattaatttttattacatGAGTTTGATTAAACTCGAATAGGCTCGATTGAGTTTGATTTAACTCGATTAGATTTAATTTAACTCAAACTTGAGTTTGAGTTTGAGTAAGATAAATTGACTTCTAAAAGTTCCAACTTAGTTATTTTACCTTGAATCGAGCTCAAGTGGTGATCTCGACTTGAATGCACCCTTAGTATCCAATTTCTTATTGCATGTTTGCATGCATTTGAAAGTCAATGAAATTGAACCTTTTCTGAGGCAGAATAATCACTTGATGTCGATTAAGTTAATGAATAGTAATTGAATTACGTAACTCACAAGCTTAAATCAGGACCACAAGGTAAAACGCTTTCTTTTTGGGGTTTGAAGGGCTGAAAATGGCCAAAAGTTTTGATAATCTAAACCTGCAAGAACCATGGGCGGAGACCATAAGCAGTAACCCCAAATCACCAAATGCTAGAGTCTGCACTTTCACTGCTTCTCTATATAAACCTCTTCAATGAAAAGAGGGGAAAAGtataagaaaagagagagagagagagagagagagagaaaaaaaaaaaaaaaaggtagcaCCTACTACAACCATCTAAATTGTGAAAGGCTGCTTGAAAAGTTTTTACATGCAAATTATTCAGCTGGTCAATTGAAAATAATTTTCTACTTCTATTGTATTTGAGAGTTAAAACAAAATCTTGGAGTATCTGTTTGACAAGGATATTTTATCGATCTCTCGCATTCTTCACAACAACTAGCTAGGCCAATAGGAGAAGAGCAGAAGCTTTGACCCTTTTGTTTAGTGAATGTTCATCAATAACTTTGGCCAAGACCCGGAGATTGAAACCTTGGTTTAGtgacaaaattaacaaaaagagTATAGTGGTCAAGGTGATTTAGTTGTAGATCACCGGCCGGACACGAGTTCATGAATTCAATCCTTTCTCCAACttgtttctttaaaaaaaaaaaattttgatcaagctagacaatttattattgtacaacTATGTCGAGTGCAAAACTCAGCTGCATGCTTGTATGTTAATCTTTGATCTATCTAACTATGCTACATTAGTCTGTACTCCGAATTAATTAGTTAGGTTCAACTTTTGATGTAACACAAGAAGGGGACCTAGTCTTAGCCTTAACCTCTTGGAAATTAAGGAGAAATGAATTCGAGCCtgtttagattgctattttttaaagttcttgaaaaaagaaaaatgttgcACTGATTGAtttaatatatatgagataaaaagttgattaaaaaatatatttataaaaaaataaaaatattttgagaaaaaaaaaaaaaggcaatccAGAAAAGGCCTAAACTAAAGTGTTATAAGAAGCAAAAGTCGCAGGCTGAGGCAGTTGAGCCTACTAGAAGAAGCAAGCTTTGGTTTTAAGAAAAGTCTCATCTTTTGGGTTCAAATTGCTTAGTTATGACGTGAAATGTGTTTAATTAATTCCCACTTGCACGAGGAAAGTGGAAACTTGTTGAGGTCAAGCAATCAAGTCGGTCGGAATTTAATTCAACCAAGAAATGAAAAGATAAATCGGGTTACATCAATTTGAAAACGTCAACAAATTGATCTCGCAATTTTGCTAAATTGTTAAAGAAGTATTTTGTAACAAAGACATATTATATAAACTAACATTTTCTTACATCTGCATAAGCGCATTCATATATACATACGCAAACCTACTATTTTGCATGTAGGTGAATGATTTTGAAGAGGTAAAACTGGAAATAGTAGTTTCATCTGTTGAAAATTGTAAAGTCAATTACTACCAAATACAGAAGACCAGCTCAACGCAGAAAGCTAGAAACCGACAATCTATAAATGTTACCGGAATACATTCGTGAATTTTTGTAAATCGTTTTCAGGAGTTATTGGCAAGTTAGAAACTGAAAACGCCATGGAAATGCATTTTCTGAAGCTTCATTAACTGCTCAAAGGACAAAGCAATTTGTTGCTTTAACTTTTCCACTTTCCAACCTAATTCAAGCAAATTAAAGATGTACTTTTGGTTGTTGAAATGGCCCGTTATCTTTTCATTTATCTTTTTGGGTGTGCTGTCAATTTCATGCATAGAATGGTTAGGAGAAATGAATATGCTTCTGAGGCACTGATTTCATCTCCACGTACAAAACTcgattatttttctattttactaATTCgtataatttttattgatttattcCTGTTTCGGATTTTTTTTTCATGGGTACTTGGGGGAATCAAAGTCAACCAGAAGCtctgtttgtttttcttttttttccggAGACGACAATTATTGTATAACCTAATTTATTCTACACTAAGGGGGAGGGGGCGGACCTAAGGAGACCCAGGGATAACTCGGAGGGGACTGTACCACCACCGGACCAAACGGGTACACAACACACCCGTCTGAATTTTTTGATGCAAACTACTTAAATGTGACATTTTGATGGGCCAAGCTAAGTGGTAGCCACCGGCCCAAAGTTCCGTTTATTTGTTCTTCTGGAAACCCTTCAAGAAAACAGACATTTCACATCatagttttctttttcattaaTTCCATTACCCTTAGGAAGACCAGCTCCTCCTAGTTTTCAACTTCATATGTTGACCCTTTCTGTTTGGGCTTCTGTTTTTGGTTGGTAGGCGTTGCAAATTTCTGGCTGTTCTCCAATGTCAATTCCGGAGTGCTCTAACTTATACAGAAACATTAAGTGCATTTTAGATTTTATTAAATGTATAACTAATTTTAGGTAATTTTAGTTACTTTAGATATCGTTATCGTTATTATTAAAACACTGGAATCGATTCAATGGTCGGAAGAGGTCTCTTTGGGGGCAGGAAGGACGTGGGGATgagtgaaaagataaaaaagcaGTTAATAACAGGAAGGGCGCGAGGAGGAGTGggagggtaaaaaataaaaatacaaaaaaatatgGTTATTAACTTATTGTTTTGAACTTAACAAATGAGATAATTCTGAAAGTTTGTGATTACAACACAGAACGACTGCTGATGATGCAAGAGTTTAGAGTTTATTGCAAATTGGTTACAGCTAGCTggaaaccaacgaaaaaggcaGCTGAACGGAACTCTTCTTCAATCTCAACCTCTAAAATCAACATCTATCCCTATTTCCAAATACTTTACCGAGGATGTTATGATCTTGATCTGAGCCCACCAGGATTTCCAATGCAGACTGTATAGTCGATTATTTGTTTAGGTTTCATCCATCTATTAGAAAATGCAAAACTTCACTTAGTTTATCACTTTTCAAATGTAAATTTGTTGAATCGCTTGCAACAACAAtcgaaaatgatttttctgtcGAGTGTCTAATATATACTGGCTGGTTGGTACTACAAAATTTAGGAAACAAAATGATAATTAAATAATGTATGAAATATCCACTTGAGGTTTGGTGTTCGTTTTATTGCAGCCAACCATAAAAGGAAGGAAGACAGCCCTTTCTGTCTTtcaaacatgcaaaaaaaaGGTTAAAGCTTAGAATGGATTGAATTCATAGATCTACCCAAATTATTCTCCGAAATAGGAAAAATATATCCTCCGAAAATTACTAATACAGAATTAAATAAGGAATTCAATTCagatataaataaaaaattcctACTAATTAAGCCAAATACGTTTTTACCAAAACTATTCTATACAAGAAATATGGTAAGAAGTGGTTCTCATGATTTTACACCCACAAAACAAAACACAATGCTAAATAGAATTAACAGATGAAGTACTGCGTCCACTAGAACTGGACCAAGAGGCAATGGGCCATAATTTAACAAAGAAGAGTAAGAAACCCTGTCATATATGAAATTCTTTAGCCCTTCATGATTGGGCCTCTCTGACCCAAATCAACACTAACGGTATCTTTTGTAGGCCCGTCATGCTtacatttcttgatttttctttggGTCTTTCCTGTAgcccaatttcttttttttttttttttaatctagaGTAAGGTTACAAATAAGTCGAGTCGAGTCTTGTCTTGAGCTaatcaaataatatttttcttaataaatattaagaatatatgtaattttactattaaaataaatatatatatatatactcgaactCGCAAActaacgagtttaatatttttgaactcGATCTTGAATTCGAGTTCGATTTGGCCAATTCGAACTCAATATTGATCAAGTTCGACTCGAGCTTTGACTCGCGAGCGATTTGATTCGTTTACAACCTTAATTTGGAGGTTTCCGTGGTAGTGTAATTGGCTTTCATCTCTTTTTACTACtacaatactttttttttttgtttgacaagaaATATCGAGGTTCTACTTGGATCGAAGAGTATTTGGAAAActagtttttgttttcaaagTTTACAATGTATATTCTAAAAGCACTTCAAACACACACAATTTCAAATacacaacaaaaaataaaaaaaataaatgaaaaaactcTTTCTTCTTCTATCCACCACCGCCCCTTCATCTTCTTTACTGTTATCACCATCCACTCCcccattttttctcttttctccgtCTACTTCTTCCTTCCTGCAACCctccccctctctttttttttttttttggttgcccgCCCGGTATCCGAAGCTTTGCCCCGACTAATCCGGACTCGACCCGCGTCGCGCACCTGACTATGGTGGGTGAGTCTCCCAACAGGAGTGTCTGCGTACACTAGAACTCGAACACGAGACCTGTTTAAGCGAATCCGAGCCGCTTACCACTCGGACCAACCTCGGTTGGTACCCTCCCGCTCTCTAGTCGCGGCAAGAAAGACTGAAATTGAAAAACAAGCGAGAAAGAGGAATGAGGAATGAGAGGTCGAACCTTCAATTTAAGACAAAAACCTTTAACCAGTGGATGATATTAAATTGCCCTTACGGTTTTAATGTACTTCAAGTTTAAAGATCTTTACCTTTATCTTAGTATTGAAGTTTACCCTTTCCATGTATAATAAGAGGAAGTAAGATTGCTTAATTAAGTGGTAATTAAGTCTGAATGCAATGATAGTAAGACAAACTGAACAATTTATCAGTTTCACCATAACATTactaaaatatttaaattaagtTGCGACTGTTACGGAAACAATAATATACAGAAAATTCTAAAAGATAATAATTGAACGTAAATATTACAATTTTGATGCATTAATGCTAGCTCTAATATTCCTTGATTTTAAATTAATCTAATCAAGGTGATAGTAGTGTTTaagtttttctctttcttttttcgtcAGGTTAAAAGTTagaataattttcaaattagGAATTCAAATGAAGTTAATAAAGTCGAACATTGTAGCGTTTAAACTTGTTAGTTTATTTTAACGAACTTGATATTGTGTTAAAAGAGTTATCATTTTATGTGCTTATCATGCGAAtttaaaatgagtttttatcgagtcgagtttgaGTTATGATTGAGTAGTTTAGATTTCTTACATATATTCAAATTTTATGTTGAACGAGTCAATTTTGGAGCCAAGTTTAAAATTTAGTCGAACATAAAATGTCATTAATATTTAACTTGATTAATTAGCGAATCAAATTTCAACAAATATTTACTGAATTGAGTCATATTCGAGTATCAACTATTTGATTCATCCAACTCAAGTTGAACTCGAATTTAGTTGGACTGCTTGACTATGTGTATGTACAATGTAGATATCCAAAATTAAACTTATCAAGGTGAAATCTTGTTTCATTTTGGTTTAAGTAATTTCAGAGAACAATTTCAAATTGAATTAAATTGGAGTATTAGCTTCGTTCGACCTCCAAATTCCAAGTTTGCTCATCAGACAGTAAATTTGCCTAATTAGAGGAGGTATTAGTTCAGTATCGTTATACATTCATCGTAGCGAAAAACCAACTGGAGCAAGAGACAGGTACCGCGTGGGCCCCATCCAGGAAGTCCGCCCGTTAACCCGACACCGTCATGCTAATATCAGATTCATCATGCTGATGCATTGCTGCAAACCCAGACAAGCAAAATTAAAGAAACCCTACACAGAAGCCCAAAACCCCTCATAAACCCACAACAATAAATACTTAATAAAATTCAGATAGGAAAAATGGGAGAATCAGAAGCAAAAATGGAGCAATCCCTGAAAGATCAAGGCaatgaatttttcaaatctgGGAATTATCTCAAAGCAGCTGCTCTTTACACTCAGGCCATTAAGCAAGACCCCAACAATGCAACCCTTTATAGGTATTTTCATCTTAATTGTACGTAATTCTTTCTGGATGTAGTAACAATTCTTGGAAACTTAAGTTCTAAAAAATGGgacttgtcatttttttttaatactcgTTTTTACTGTTTGATTAGTTCCAAGTTTGTGTACTTTGTGATAAATTAAGAATGCTGAGAAACCCATTTGGGATTTGCTTCTACATGTAGGGAAAAAAGATTCAATTTTGGTTTTATATTTGGTTGCTAAGAgaaattaagattttttttttgggggggaggCGTAGAAACCTAGGCATAGAAAGGAGGAATCTTTATTGTTGGGTTGATTTGAGTTCAGGTTAAGTGCCTAAAAGATTGTTTTTTGGTGGAGTTTATACGAATGCAGTGGATTAGAATTCTTCATTGAAGTTTTGATTAGTTGAATCCAATATGGAGAGCAAAAATTTTTTGTTGCTGAAGTTTATGGGAAATTCTGAACTTCAGGACCATGTTAGCTAGAATCTGTTGTTGGTCGGATGTTTGTTTGTGCATTATACAAACTTGAAGTTTTATTGGATTCGCTATTTTGATGAACTAGCCAAGTGGAGGATTGAGCATTGTTTTAAGCTTTTTAGTTGTAGCAATGCAATTAACAAAAGTTTTTGTTCTTTTCAAGCTGCGAGATGTAGTGTTGGAAACATGAATGCATGCTTCCTGGAAGCAACAGAAAGTGTGTTAGATTGTGTTGGAAACATGATGCAAAATAACTA
This Coffea arabica cultivar ET-39 chromosome 3e, Coffea Arabica ET-39 HiFi, whole genome shotgun sequence DNA region includes the following protein-coding sequences:
- the LOC113737228 gene encoding leucine-rich repeat extensin-like protein 4; its protein translation is MMIKLKMKPYIKITIWAILSLLFFFSKPSHQQYNASPPPFPNPRLSNAYIALQAWKHAITSDPKGFTSNWYGPNVCSYNGVYCAPAPDDPHIITVAGIDLNHADLAGYLPEELGLLTDLALFHINSNRFCGAVPKSFIHLHLLYELDISNNLFSGEFPSVVLCLPSLKFLDIRYNQFQGSIPSALFDLKLDALFINNNNFQSTLPRNIGNSTVSVLVLANNNLQGCLPSSIGNMAKTLNEIILLNVGLGGCLPQELGLLKEVTVFDVSFNNLVGTLPDSIGNMVSLEQLNVAHNKLSGEIPASICSLPRLQNFTYSYNYFCTEPSLCLKLPDKDDEQNCIPGRPAQRSPQECQAFYSHPVDCSAFGCQARRSPPPPVKYPPPPPPLYSPPPPPPPLVYPSPPPPSPPPPEQHPPPPPPPSQPPEACTPPPPPPVYYYHYP